CTGCAAAAGGTAGTTTCACTCGAATTCATTCAGTACCCTGATTTGAATCCAATATTCAAGTTATCTGTTACTGTATCACTTCTAGCCTCGCTTGCTATGCTTTATGCAGCCGGGAACAAGACTGGTGTATTTCTGGCCATGTTCACATCACTATGATAAAACCCAACACTGAAAGAAGTTACCCGAATCTGTCATGTTTTCTGGTGTCTTTTAGCTCTGACCTTTGGGGTTTAGGCTGTATCATCTACCAGTTGGTAGCAGGATTGCCGCCATTTAGAGCTGGGTAAGTTGCGTTTCATACATTATTGTTTTCCTTTTATTCAGGTAAAATATTTGAGAAGTGTCATTGTCAGGGGCTTTGCAGAAGCGCACTTTGTGATTTGGTAAACAATGTAGTCTATTTGTTATTGCTGTCTAAAAACAGTGTGTGAAATAACAGGAAGTTATGGCTGTGGTGTTTATGACTTGTTTGTGTATTGAGTGCCTGGAGGCTGTGAAGAAACCCCAGTCACTCTGTCACATGGCAGCAGCTTCATGGTTCAACTACAAACCAACACATTTACCTCAAAGCCCTTTCAAAGCCAAGTACAGTGACGGTTGTGTATACTGTATGCATCTGCCACTTCCAGGCAATTAAGCCCCAAAGAAGACATCAATATGACAAAAGTCCTAACATGTGCCTTGCACTCTCATATGATCttctgtctgtccatgtggttGATGGTGTTATTTGCTCACCAGGAATGACTACCTGAAATTCCAGAAGATTATTAAACTGGAGTATGAATTTCCTGATAAATTCTTTCCTAATGCGAAGGATCTAGTGGAACAGCTGCTGGTGAGTCTAATCATATGAATTATTAAAATGCATTCGAATGTTGTTCCTCAGTTCCATACTAAGACCCAATGAGTGTCATTATTAACTAAGCATTGCTTTATTTTTGTGGTAGTGCTTGGATCCCTCCAACCGATTAGGTTGTGAGGAGATGGGTGGGTACAACCCTCTCAGAGCCCATTTTTTCTTTGAGGCCATCACATGGGAGAACCTTCACCTACAGACACCCCCCAAACTCACCCCCTACCTGCCAGCCATGGCTGAGGATGATGAGGACTATTATGGAAATGTAGGTTTTCCCCTCTTCTGATTAAAGGTTGACACAAACCCTTGTTGACATATTGTTTCCCCAATATGTCAGATTGGCGTGTCCTTGTTTTGTAATCTGTACTGAAAACACCCTGATCATGATGTGGTTCCATCTACAGTATGATGACCTCCTCAGCCAGTTCAGCAACATGCAGGTTGTCCAGTCCAGCTCCTTTCAACCACTGTTTGTGGCCAACCCCAGTCCCATCCCCAACTCCAAACCCGCACAAAGGCCCAACAGCAACATCGAGCAGTACATTCATGACCTGGACAACAACTCCTTTGAGCTGGACCTGCAGTTTTCCACTGAGGTGAAGCGGCTACTGCTTGAGAAGCAGACAAGCAGAAACCCCTGGTAGGCCTGCAGCGATGTACTCGTGAGCAAAACATGTTTTTGTGGACAGAGTGTCAGAAGACTGATTAACTGTCAATATTATCTCACCATAATATTGACACATACTGTAGTTGATGTTCTCATGCTCATCTGTTGGGATTCCTATGTTTACTTACAATATTTACACAATTCTATGTTTGATATCTTGTAAACATTAAGCACTTTACCTAAAGACAATACAACGCCAACAATAATATGATATACTGTGAACTGTATCAAGAAAGATTTGGGGAATTcacttttttttatgtatttaaggAATCAGTTTGTTGAGAATAATTTGATCCTCAAGATGGGACCAGTGGACAAAAGGAAGGTAAGGATTTATGTAATCCTAAATTACTGTGCAGTAATGTTCTATTTTTCAGTTTAAAGGGGAGGAGTGAATGTCTTGATACTGTACTCTTCCAACACCAAAGCAACATACTGCCCTCCTCTGGCAGTTGTTTGCAATTTCTGCCAGGAATCAATTTGGGACATCTTGAACCATACTGACTTTACCTACAGGCAATGGATTTATTTTGTATATCTGAGAATCGCTCTCTGCTTTTACAGGGGCTGTTTGCACGTCGGCGCCAGCTATTGTTGACCGAGGGACCACACCTTTACTATGTGGACCCAGTTAACAAGGTTTTGAAAGGAGAGATCCCCTGGTCCCCCGCACTGCGCCCAGAG
This sequence is a window from Oncorhynchus mykiss isolate Arlee chromosome 13, USDA_OmykA_1.1, whole genome shotgun sequence. Protein-coding genes within it:
- the pdpk1a gene encoding 3-phosphoinositide-dependent protein kinase 1a isoform X1, whose protein sequence is MEGPQASPTLGKQPEDFKFGRILGEGSYSTVVLAREQATGKEYAMKILEKVHIRKENKAHCVTRERDIMSSLDHPFIVKLYFTFQDAKRLYFGISYARNGELLKYIRKIGSFDETCTRFYSAEIVCALQYLHSKGIIHRDLKPENILLNEDMHIQITDFGTAKQLSSDSTQNRANSFVGTAEYVSPELLTQKSACKSSDLWGLGCIIYQLVAGLPPFRAGNDYLKFQKIIKLEYEFPDKFFPNAKDLVEQLLCLDPSNRLGCEEMGGYNPLRAHFFFEAITWENLHLQTPPKLTPYLPAMAEDDEDYYGNYDDLLSQFSNMQVVQSSSFQPLFVANPSPIPNSKPAQRPNSNIEQYIHDLDNNSFELDLQFSTEVKRLLLEKQTSRNPWNQFVENNLILKMGPVDKRKGLFARRRQLLLTEGPHLYYVDPVNKVLKGEIPWSPALRPEAKNFKTFFVHTPNRTYYLMDPCGNADKWCNKIQEVWQKIYNTHFNSCM
- the pdpk1a gene encoding 3-phosphoinositide-dependent protein kinase 1a isoform X2, with protein sequence MEGPQASPTLGKQPEDFKFGRILGEGSYSTVVLAREQATGKEYAMKILEKVHIRKENKAHCVTRERDIMSSLDHPFIVKLYFTFQDAKRDLKPENILLNEDMHIQITDFGTAKQLSSDSTQNRANSFVGTAEYVSPELLTQKSACKSSDLWGLGCIIYQLVAGLPPFRAGNDYLKFQKIIKLEYEFPDKFFPNAKDLVEQLLCLDPSNRLGCEEMGGYNPLRAHFFFEAITWENLHLQTPPKLTPYLPAMAEDDEDYYGNYDDLLSQFSNMQVVQSSSFQPLFVANPSPIPNSKPAQRPNSNIEQYIHDLDNNSFELDLQFSTEVKRLLLEKQTSRNPWNQFVENNLILKMGPVDKRKGLFARRRQLLLTEGPHLYYVDPVNKVLKGEIPWSPALRPEAKNFKTFFVHTPNRTYYLMDPCGNADKWCNKIQEVWQKIYNTHFNSCM